The sequence TGtttcattttttaatctttttttgttcatatatttgattcataatttataattattagtcttggaTGAAAAGATGCGTGACATGAAATGCGATTTTACTTGCTTTGACGTGGGTGGTATGTAAAGATAGAAATAGGAGATTTTTTGAAAGGTTAACTTTTCTCTAAATGAACTCGACTCATAATAACAGGATTTTTAAAGGCAGATTAAGTATATAATTCGATATAAATCATAGTAATTTATTCGTTTATATATATCTATTATTATTGTGATATACACATGCGAAACACGTACACTTACTAGTTTATTAATAAATGATATGATTAAATGCTTTGTATGCATTGAAATCTTATCACGTGTTAATGAAGATGCTTGCACGGTAGACCAATGTACCAAAATGGTAAAGGTGCAAATTGCGTAGAGATACATTCATCCAtgtatatatgaattatgaagtCCACTTTATGACGCGATTTCAAACAACTTAATGATTGTTATAAATAGGAAATAAAACAACCATATACTGCAAGCTAATTTATactttaaaaagtcaaaattattgaatgtttaaagtggtaaaatcatcacgTTGAGCAAACGACCATTCTCAAATTTCCATCTTCTTAATTGACTAATAATTGTAGATGCCGCCATCTCTTTTTGACTGAATTTCATCCACTTTGAActtaagttcaaaagaaaagaCAAGATATATAAGAAATGGGGCAAGAAAAAGAAGATGAGATAAAAGTAAATACTcctttttgtttcaatttattccACTCGATTCGAAATATGAGACTCAAATTAATGTTTTAGTTTATTAGACTTGATTCAACATACGAGAGTCAAATTAGTGTTAGATCTGAATTTGGACGTAGAGCTTTCGATTATTCcgaataaaatttatatatttaaaaattacctaaaaaatatgttaaaatagtTAACAATTCAAAGATATTCGAAAAAATTTATtatgatcaaataaaatatactttGACTGTCCAAATAATAATTaagagttgagacaaataaattgaaatgaatgGAGTATTTCACTAGTAATCAAAATATATACGTGGTGCTGACGACGTTATTCTTGCAGCATTAAAAATTGTACTGGGATCAGGGTTTCATACAAGCAGAGTCATCCATAAACTAAAAGTTTCATTATATACTGCCAAAGCCTACTATAATATATGAAACCTAACATGATCCAACCATCAATTAAATTTACTATATATCTTCACTAGTCTCTATACTAATTTAAGAAGAAATCCCAATCTGGACTGACAATTTTCCAATTTATAAAGACTAGCATAAagcttgttaatttttttttggtcagAAAAAGGGATTTTAAAAGAAAGAAGTGGAAGAGAATATACACCAGGTACAATAAAATCCATGCACGTAAAGATCACCTGCTGAAACAAAAACAATACGTCTTTTTCATGGCCTATTCCTAAGccattataaaattttaaaataagaaaagaaaaacatatgCCGTGGGATTCAAATCAAAACAAGCAAAACAtccatatataatttaattacatatACTAAAACGACTCTTTACATAAACAAAGACCATAATCAACTTTGAACATACATTCAAAACATCCAACAGAGATACAGAAAAAAGTAAATTTAAAGCAAGGAcacaaccaaaaaaatatattctcTTTTTGGTCCATGTCCAACCATGTTTATTTTCCCACACTAACACTACTAATTGACTTGATAACATCACTTGACTGCTCGTCTTCAACGTCGCCTCTCCGGGGTCCAGTGAGGTGCACTTTGACTGAAATGCACAGAAACCACTCTGGAGTCTAGAAGTTCCACGATAGGTGTAAAGTTGACACACCTTGGAGCCTTATACTGATTAATTGATGCACCTCTCGAAATTGCATAGTCCATCAGCTCTTCAAATGTCCCAGATTTCACAACTCTAATCTCCAGTGGTCCGATTGAATTATCCGCCACGCGACACTGCCTGTAAACCGAGTTCAACGATTCTTCCATCGCGAGGCAGCACTGGTTCAGCAACTCATCACTTGGAGAGTTAGACGGGTCCTTTACAAGTAACTCCCAGTAAATAACGTAATGCCCTGGGATTGTTTTAGTATCTGCAAAACTCGTGTACTCAACCAAAGTAGTATCATATGGAAGCAAAAGTGCTGTCGCATTTTCAATCGCTGTTTGCAGTTCGGACTCATCTGTTTTATCAGAGTCAATGCTCAGCAACACGTTTTTACGCCTAACGAATTTGAACTGAGGAGCTGAGTTGTGAAACCCAGTGACCTGGAGTATGTCACCAACACGGTAACGACATAGTCCGGCATAAGTTGTGATCACGAGCTCGTATTCTTTTCCCAGTTCGACATCAGCGAGGTCCACGAGATGAGGAGGTGAATCACGGGAGAGTTGTATCGGGTTGACTGGGTCATGAGGGATGAATTCAAAGTAACCCATATTTGGCATGATGGTGTAACAAACTTCAGAAGGCTTACACATTGGTTTCAAATTAAGTCCGAAATAACATTCGGATGATGCGTACATTGTACAAGATTTTGGTAGACCCCCACTGTAATAATCCAATAAAGGGATATATTGAGCCATTGCACCTGTGACTATCACATCAAGGTACTTGGTGTTTGGCCAAATTCTAGTAATGATTCCTTCCCAATTTTCACTTTCACATTCCTTAACAACAAACTCAGCAAGTTGAGGATTTGGTTTGAGCATTTCGGAAATGCATTTTCTGATAGATGGGTCTGAAACTCTAGGGTTTAGAGTTCCAGACGCAATATCTTGAGATAATTGCTTCCAATTGAGTTGAAGAAAACGGATGGCCCGGAGTAAGCCAGAGGCAAAAACAGCGCCAACTCTAAGAACTTCTTCTCTCATGAGAAGGCCACAAAGCATTTGCGCGTACATGCTTTGGTAATAGTCGACGCAGAGAACGGTCTCGTTGGGGCTTGTATACACATTGTATGGATCGTATGGCCTTTTCTTGAATTGTTCACTCTTGTAGTAACTTGTTAGGACTGGACGCGCAACGAGGCCACCTGGAGTCTTCGTTTCTGCCTTGATAAACAGAAAGTATAAACCCTTCCCCTTGTCTAGACCAGGGACATACCTGTTTAACAGTCCATGGAAAATCCATAATCAATTCTCTGGTAACAAATTTCCAGTACTTTAGGCCATAATAGCATGTTACTTATTTCAGtagaaaatatttgttttaatggGGTTATTTAAGAATGATTCATTTTCATAATGTTTCTACATCTTATTTAGGTGGTGTTTGGCAAAGCAAAAAAGTGATTTTAAGcacttatttttaagttaaaagtgTCAAAATAAGTCAAAAGCTAAAAGTAGGATATTACGCTTTTGACTTATAAGCTCCTtattaaaaatcaattcaaacaCCCAATTAGTGTGATTTTACTTGACTAAATACCATGTAGAAACATTTCCTTAATTAAAGATTCATGCATGTTATAGCATAcgttttttttggtcaaaatatgTTATAGCATACCAACCCTAGCTCGGTGTAGATTACTTACAGATTCATCACGGGTTGAAGAAGGTTGTACAACTTCTGTCTGCGTTCTAACTCATCGGCAATTGTGGGCATCAGTTTTCTCTCTCCGGCAGACGTTCCAGAACTAttaatattcaaccaaaacaacctTTCAGTATTATAAGCTTACAACTCTAAGGAGTAATAATGGTTAGAACATGTATATATGCCAGATTATAATGTAATATTTGACTTAGAAAGGTAACTATATATCGGACCTGGTAAGGAATTCAGTTATAGGGTGAGATGAGAAGATTGGCGAGCGATCGCCATTAGCAACACGATCAATATCAGGCTTAAGATCCTCGTACGTAACAACTGGGATCTTAGACTTAAACGTTTCACGATCAACAGCACCAAAAACTTGGAACCTTTGAAGGTACTCAGTATTAGCATTTCGAGTTAATATCTCAGCCAATACTTTCTCTTGTACCGAATCCGTATTCTTAGTCATCTCCTCTATGAACTGAAGGACCTTGGCATCTTTTTCACATGCCGGAGGACCTAGAGGAGATGAAACACCAGAATCAACAGCCATAATTGAAAAAAAGTGGAAGTGCAAAATATAAAAGCAGAATATATAATTCTTAAGAGAGTATTGTTAATTTTCAATTGTGTGTGGTTTGGTTGCTTAAGAAGGGAACCTATTTATACTGCAAAGCAAGGCATTAATCCACGTCATTTTCCACGTAAGGATGTACACGTGGAAGTCCCACTAATAAAAATCTTTGGTAATTTTAGGCATGGACTTGGACGATGGATTGCCGTGCATCGACTTTGTAATATTATTTGTCGGGGTTCTGGTCTGTGGAAGAGGGAACATGTGGGCCCCAGAAAACGTCACTTGTCTGCTCAAGTCAGAACTTGTGGGCCCAGTATGTATGGCACGTCAGCAAAGTCCAGCTAGGGTTCTTTTGTCATGGAGTCAGAATGGACAAACCCTTTCTGGTGAGTTTGTTGGTCACGGACAAACATAGGCTGCCGGCGAAGGAGCAAAATTcactgtttaactgaactgatacaaaGCCTATTTCTTAGGAGCTAACTACTAATAAGTCCACTATcacttgtttatttattttcagcCGATGTGCGATACTTATATTGTAATTCAACTAAATTTTGAATTGCACGTTGCAGGTCTACAAGCGCGCGGATCCTGCCCAAACCCTGTCTTTGTATTGAGAACCCAATCATCCATTAATAATATAAGAAATTGATATAGTAGCCATCAATTCAGTGACAAATAAGGACAATTATTACGTATTAGCTTGTTTCACTATAAGAAGTCACAAGCTTAACATCATGGATTCGCCTTTGACAGGGCCCATTTGAGGGGCAATTCTACCGacaaaattttctctattttcataGTTTAATCCGAGACCTTTATTTAAGGTGGAGCTCAGTCGATCAGTCCACGACAATCCATGTTGATATTTACCTCCACTTGATTAACTATTAAATGGACTATTTTAGTTAGAAATGTCAGGAgattaaagaaattaatgaggttATCATGATAATATATTATGTAAAGATAATTAATCAGTGGGTGAAAAGAATATATTTGTGCAGCAATCACATGAACATCATATCCTCGGGGTTGTCACTAGTATTCCTGCATTGTTCTTTTGTTAATTGTCTACTAGTATAGCTACCAGCCTTCCACCAGGATGCTCCTGCCATTGTTTTCATCGCCTAGTCAATTCCTTGTCTGCTATAGCTATAGTCTCGTCATTCTGTTGATTTAATTAATTGGAAATGTTTGATTCCTAAAATTCGTTTATTTTTACTATATGATTTGCTTTAGTTTAAAGGGCTTGCGTTGAATTCTTTCGTATTTCAACGTGTGTTTGTGTTTCATATTTGAATGGTTTCCTTACCATGGGTTATTGCGATAATAATTTAACATGATTTGTGGAATATTTTCTTAAACCTAATTGGCCAAGCTTATTTTCAACATAGGTACAATAATTGGGATACATTGATACTCATAAGGGGAGATTATCCAAGTTCAGGAGACCACCCATTCATTTTCACATATATGGGACTCTTCAACAGTAGCAATACATGCATCCACTTTTCTCACTCTCCCTCCtttgatcaatttaaaaaaaaaaaaaaaatacaaaataattttctaattttttttactctatggtttaatatgaatcaACGTGTTAATTCTTTTTCATTGACAGGCATATGCGATTTCTTTTAAAGAATaaacttaatttatttatattcagCAAACTTATTCCAGCTACCAAGGAAGTTCAGAACTGAGCAACTGTAGAAGCAGTTTTGAGAATAAAGCAAAAATCTTGACATCACAAGAGGAcccatattttaaatatattaaaagaaCCAAATATCAAGAATCAGTTTGTTTTTAGATAAGAACAAATCAGAAAGATGACATTTGCGTATTTTTTCAAATAGGGTAgttaacctttttttttctttttctttttctttttgtgtgcATGTGTGCGTGCGTATATCATGTTTCTCGGTGTTTATGTTACACGATTTTGGTATAATCCTTTCCATTTACGATACTAATAATTTAAGTATGTTGTCTTTCAATTTTCATACTATGAAGTCTGTCGAATTTGGTAGATATGGGTGCATATCAATTAAGAGTTCAAATTATATACGTTGTTATCAGCATAAGAAAGTTCTACGCTAAAaggttatttttataatttctagtaAGTAATTTTACTATTACGAAATATTCTTTGCATAGCGTGATAGTGTAAGAAGAATATTATAATATTGCCGATATATATAACCTAAGCTCGTCTACTGTTGGGTGGTATGATAGTGGAGCAAATGCTGAAAAACGAGCACGTTTAACAGTCATTAGGGTTTCGAACGGTCAAATCAACAAAAAGATGAGAATCCCGTGTGTGTTGAGAATTTCTGAAATGGGAGAAACCAACTTTATAAATAATGTTAATGTTTCTTCAGTTATGGTTTGATATCGTCGTGGCCACTAACACTAAATGGACCTTATTGCAAATTGCTATTATATATCTCATGATAATGAGGGAACAATCGATGATGAAAACACAGTACGGTGGACCTAGAATCTTGTACTTTGATGTCCTTTTGCCTGCTCACCTATAGACAAATTTTAATTTGTAATTGAAATTTTACCTAATTAACGTTATActgttaaaattcataaaaagtgtatcaaatgtttcaaaatttatttgtgAGGTTACAATTACATCGAATAAGTTGTTATTATATAAGCTGGAAAACAATATTgtgttattcatttttaatatgTTGGTCTACATACATTAGTTAGTCATATATTGATCGATGACAGTTAATTTTATGGTTTCTAACTTTCTATCTCATGACTATTTTGCTTTCCATTAGTTATTTATTCAATCCAGTGTCATACTTAATTGATTGATTACTTGGGTTAGGATCAATGTTTTAGAAACTGATACGTGgataaaatagaattatattaattaatttgcAGCCTTGCATAGCTAGTTAATCATGGAGATGATAATGCTAATTAATTGGATTAAGtagaattatatatgtatttgcaacCTTACATAGACAGTTAATTATGGAGATGATAATGCTTAGTAATTACAGATTCTATTCAACTACAAATATAGTAGTGAATAGAGAGTACTTACATTATGCGAATAAG comes from Capsicum annuum cultivar UCD-10X-F1 chromosome 2, UCD10Xv1.1, whole genome shotgun sequence and encodes:
- the LOC107860228 gene encoding probable indole-3-acetic acid-amido synthetase GH3.1 — protein: MAVDSGVSSPLGPPACEKDAKVLQFIEEMTKNTDSVQEKVLAEILTRNANTEYLQRFQVFGAVDRETFKSKIPVVTYEDLKPDIDRVANGDRSPIFSSHPITEFLTSSGTSAGERKLMPTIADELERRQKLYNLLQPVMNLYVPGLDKGKGLYFLFIKAETKTPGGLVARPVLTSYYKSEQFKKRPYDPYNVYTSPNETVLCVDYYQSMYAQMLCGLLMREEVLRVGAVFASGLLRAIRFLQLNWKQLSQDIASGTLNPRVSDPSIRKCISEMLKPNPQLAEFVVKECESENWEGIITRIWPNTKYLDVIVTGAMAQYIPLLDYYSGGLPKSCTMYASSECYFGLNLKPMCKPSEVCYTIMPNMGYFEFIPHDPVNPIQLSRDSPPHLVDLADVELGKEYELVITTYAGLCRYRVGDILQVTGFHNSAPQFKFVRRKNVLLSIDSDKTDESELQTAIENATALLLPYDTTLVEYTSFADTKTIPGHYVIYWELLVKDPSNSPSDELLNQCCLAMEESLNSVYRQCRVADNSIGPLEIRVVKSGTFEELMDYAISRGASINQYKAPRCVNFTPIVELLDSRVVSVHFSQSAPHWTPERRR